The Tautonia plasticadhaerens nucleotide sequence ACTCCTTGATCGAGCGGACGGTGCCGGTGCGGATCTGGCCCTCCTCCAGCTCGGCCCAGGTCTTCTCGCGCAGCTCGGCCCGCTGCTGCTCCAGCAGGGCCTTGCGGGAGACCACCAGGTTCTTCTCCCGGGCGTTGGCCTCGGTGACGACGGCCTGGAAGCGCTGGTTGACGTAGGCCTCGGGGTCGGCGACGTAGCCCAGCTCGATCTGGCCGACGGGCAGGAAGCCGCGCATGCCGTCGACCTCGACCTCCAGGCCGCCCTTGATGGCCTTGGTGACCCGGGCCTCGACGACCATGCCGCGCTGGACGCTCTCCCAGTCGGCCTCGACGGCGGAGCCCTTGAGGTTCAGCCGGGTGAGGCCGGCGGTGGGGTCGTAGCGGTCGACCATCACCTCGATGGTGTCGCCGACGTTGGGGATGGGCGACTTGGCCCCGAACTGGGAGATGGGGAGGAAGCCCTCGCTCTTGGTGCCGAGGTCGACGATCAGCTCGTTCTCCCGGACCCGGACGACGGTCCCGGTCTTCGTGCCCTTCTGGGGCGGTCCCCCGCCCCGGGCCCCGGGGCCCCCGACGCCGGCCGGGGCCTGCTCGGGGCGGCCCCGGCGTTGGGAGGATCCGGGGACGGAGTCGGGGTCGAAGCCCTCGAGGGCCTGCTCCAGCTCGGCCTCGAGTTCGTCGTCCCAGTGTCGCTTGAGGTCGACCTCGGGCGACACCTCCCGGCCGGTGGCCGAGTCGAGGGCCCGGTTGATCTCCTCGTCGAGCGGGTGGCGGTCCGGCTCGGGAGAGTGGCCCTGGCCCGGTCGGGGGCGGGAAGAGCCGGTGGGCGGTTCGTGCAGGTTCCTGGTTTCGTCGGACATGGCCTGACCCCGTGCGAGAGGGTCCTCGGGTCGGGTGCGATGGATCAGCTCGGCTCAGCTCGGTGCGGCTCAGCTCGACGGGAGTCGATTCTACGGGATCCGCCCCGGGTCGGTCTGCGGATCGAGGGCGGATGTTCGGGGACGGATGGTGGATGGGGAGTCGAAGGGGGCGGGACCGGGGCCGGATCGGCCCTCCGTCGGCGTTCAGCCGTCGTCCGACAGCTCCAGGGTCGCCCAGAGGCTGGGATCCTCGCCGACGGGGAACTCCCGGCCGACGGTAAGGTGCTGGTCGCCCCGGTCGGGGTCGGTCACCCGATAGCAGAATCCGAGCCGGCGGTTGGTCTCGGGGTCGAAGCCGTGCAGGACCGAGGCCGGCAGGAACAGCTCCAGCCGATAGCCGGTCCGGGTCCGCTCGGCCGTCGACCGGATCGGCCCCGGGTCGGCGGTCGGTGCGTCGGCGGTGGCCCGGGCGATCTTCGCCTGGCGGACGGCCGCGTCGAGCGCCTTCCCCTTCCCCGGGACGACCGAGGCGATGAACCGGTGGCAGTGCCGGCTGGCCCGGTGGATGTCCCGGGTGTCCCGGGTGTCGACCCAGAGCTGGACCCCGTCGGAGTCCTCGGGGCGGTCGGGGGCGTGCAGGAGCGTGCCCGGCTTGCCCGTCACCTCGACGGACACCGCCAGCCCCTCCGGGTTCCAGGCGGCCCGGACCTCGGCCCAGGGGGCCCGGCCGTCGATCAGGCCGAAGCAGGGCAGGGCGCAGGACTCGGGCAGCCCGAGCAGCCTGCCCTTGCCCCCCCGGGGGATCCCGTCGACCCGGGGGCATCGCATGGAGGGCCGGAAGTAGAAGCTCGGCGGGATCAGCGGCGGCGAGGGGGCGGGCGAGGACATGGGCTCGACCTCCGTTGTCGGCTCCCCGGGATCGGCGATCGGATCGGGGCCGGGGCGCGATGCTGGCCTGGCACCTTAGCGGGACGGGTCGTCCCCGGCAACGGGCCCGGGGCGGATCCGGGCCAGCAGGTTGACCATCTCGATCGCCGCCATCGCCGCCTCGGCCCCCTTGTTTCCGGCCTTGAGGCCGGACCGGTTGAGGGCCTGCTCGACGGTGTCGGTCGTCAGGATGCCGAAGATCACCGGCACCCCGGTCGACAGGCCCGCCGACATGACGCCGCTCGCGGCCTGCCCGGCGACGTGGTCGTAGTGCCCCGTCTCCCCCCGGATGACGCAGCCGAGGGTGATCACGGAGGCATACCGGCCGGTCTCGGCCATCGCCCGGGCGACGACGGGGACCTCGAACGAGCCGGGCACCCAGGCCACGTCGACCCGGTCCTCGGGCACCCCGAGCCTCGTGAAGGCGTCCCGGCAGCCGGAGAGCAGCGCCTCGGTGACCATCGAATTGAACCGGGAGCAGACGACCGCGAAGCGGCCGGTCGGGGGGGAGAAGTCGCCTTCGAGGGTGGGCATCGGGGTGGGCCGAGGGCTGAGGACCGGAGGCCGGGCGGGCAGGGCGGGGCCCGCCCGGCCATCGGTCGGGGGGAGGGCGGGTCAGGTCAGGTGAGGTTCATGGTGTTGAGGAAGTCGACGTTGGTCTTCGACTTCTTCATGCGGCCGACGAGCAGCTCCATGGCCTCGACCGGGTTCATGTCGTTGAGCACCCGGCGGAGCAGCCAGACGCGGTGCAGCTCGTCGCCCGGCATGAGGTTCTCCTCGCGTCGGGTGCCGGAGCGGTTCACGTCGATGGCCGGCCAGATGCGGCGGTCGACCAGGCGGCGGTCGAGGTGCAGCTCCATGTTGCCGGTGCCCTTGAACTCCTCGAAGATCACCTCGTCCATCCGGCTGCCGGTGTCGACCAGGGCGGTGGCCAGGATCGTCAGGCTGCCCCCCTCCTCGATCTTCCGGGCGGCGCCGAAGAACCGCTTGGGCTTCTGGAGGGCCCCGGCGTCGATGCCGCCGGTGAGGATCTTGCCCGAGTGCGGGGCCTCGGTGTTGTAGGCCCGGGCCAGGCGGGTGATCGAGTCGAGCAGGATGACCACGTCCTTGCCGTACTCGACCATCCGCTTGGCCTTCTCGATGACCATCTCGGCCACCTGGATGTGCCGGGAGGCCGGCTCGTCGAAGGTGGAGCTGATGACCTCGGCCGTCACGCCGTGGACGGATCGCTCCATCTCCGTGACCTCCTCGGGCCGCTCGTCGATGAGCAGGACCATCAGGTAGGCCTCGGGGTGGTTCACCAGGACGCTGTTGGCGACCTTCTGGAGCAGGATCGTCTTGCCCGTCCGGGGGGGGGCGACGATCAGCCCTCGCTGGCCGAAGCCGATCGGGCTGACGAGGTCGACCACCCTCATGTTCACCTCGTCGGCGGTCGTCTCCAGCTTGATCCGGGAGAGCGGGTGCAGCGGGGTCAGGTCGTCGAAGGAGACCTTCTCGGAGAGGATGTCGGGATCCTCGTAGTTGATCGCCTCGACGCGGAGCAGGGCGAAGTAGCGCTCGTTCTCCTTCGGCGGCCGGATCTGGCCGGCGACGATGGCGCCGGTCTTCAGGCCGAAGCGGCGGATCTGGCTCGGGCTGACGTAGATGTCGTCGGGGCAGGGGAGGTAGTTGTAGTCGGGGCTCCGGAGGAAGCCGAAGCCGTCGGGGAGGACCTCCAGGGTGCCCTCGCCGTACATCAGGCCGTTCTGCTTGACCCGCTCCTTGAGGATCTTGAAGATCAGGTCCTGCTTCTTCAGGCCGGTGTACTCGGCGACGCCCTCGCGCTTGGCGGTGCTGATGAGCTGCGGCATGGTCATCTTCTGCAGCTCGGTCAGGTGGATCTCGCCGCGCTTGATGTCCTCGTAGCGCTCATTGACTTCGACGTCGCCGGGGAAGGCGTCGGGCTCCTCGTCGGGGAAGTCGTCGTCGGCGTCGTCCCGTTCCCCGGCGTGGGCGAAGGCGGCGAGGTCGGCGTCATCCTGGTCCTGGGCCCCGTCCCCGTCCTGTCCCCGGTCCCGGGAGTTGGTGCGGGGGACGAGCTCGTCGAGGTCGTGCGAATCCTCCACGTCGAGCCCCTGGCCGAAGGTCCGGCCGGCGTCGTCGCCGTCGACCTCGGCCTCGGTGCGGGGGCGATCGGAGGCCCGGGCGTCCTGGCCGCGTCGGAGGCGCTCCCGGAGCGACGGGGGGGGGGCCGAGTTGCCGTCGCGGTCCCGCTCCCGGTAGGTCTCGCGATAGCGGACCGGGTCGCGGGCCGGCTCGCGTCGGGCGGGGGCCGGCGACGAGGCGTTGGGCTCGGCGGCCTCGGGGCCGAGCGGCTCGGCGTCGATCGGGGAGGGGGCGGCCGGCTCGGCCTGCGACGACTTGCGGGAGCGGGGGGAGGGGGACGTGCTTTGCTCCCGGCGACGTGTGTCGTTGGCCATGTGGTCGATCTCCTGGACTTGGTCGGCCGGGCGGCGAGGGGCCGTCGGCCGAGACAATTGGGGTGTGATCAGGTGGGGGGTGTCGCTGGGGGCCGGAGACGCGATGCGGGGCTCTCGGCTGAGGTCTCGGGGACGATCGGTCAGTCGGTCGGTCGGGTTCGGCCCCGAGGCGGAGCGATCGCGGAGCCCCTCTCCCGGCCGGTCGCCGGGTCCTCGGGTCATCGCGACCGACGGCCCCGGGGCCGGGCCCGGGGGGCCTCGGGGCGGGGGGATCGTTGCCGGGGGCCGGGCCGATCGGCGTCGCCCGCCGCCGGGGCGCCTCGGGGCGGCGGGCCCTCCCGGTCGTCCGACGAGGGCTGCCAGGCGGGCCGGCGGGTCAGGCGTCCCCAGAGGGATTCGATACGTTTCTCCAGGGCGTCGGGGGTCGAGTCGTTGGGGAGCACGTGGTCGGCCCGCTCCCGCTTGCGGGCCGGCGGCAACTGGGCCTGCTCCCGCTTCGAGAGTTGCTCGGCCGACCAGCCCCGAGAGGCGGCCAGCCGGGCCAGCCGGGCGGCGGGCGGCGCCTCGACGAAGACCACGGCATCGCAGAGGTCGTCCCAGCCGGCCTCCAGCAGGATCGCGGCGTCGAGCACCACCATCGGCGCCTCCTGCCGCCGGGCGACCCGGTTGATGGCCTTCTCGAAGGTCTTCCGCATCCGGGGGTGGAGGATCCGCTCCAGCGCCTTCAGCGAGGTCGGCTCGTCGAAGACGATCCGGCCGAGGGCCTCGCGGTCGACCCGTCGGGGGCCCCCCTCGGGGGGCTCGGGGGCGAGGACGTCGTCCCCGAACCGGGCGACGACCTCGTCCCGGGCCGGCCGCTGGTCGAGCAGGGCGTGCCCGATGGCGTCGGCGTCCAGGACGGTCGCCCCCTTGGCCGCCAGGGCGGAGGCCGCCAGGCTCTTGCCCGAACCGATCCCGCCGATCAGTCCGACGACCGGCACCGGGCCGTTCTTCCACGGGCCGGGGGGGCGGCGCTGTCCGGAGGGGCGTCGGGCGTAACGGGCCATGGGTGTCGGACTCGTCTTCGGAGCGAGGGGTTTGGCGGTGCCGGCCGATCGGCCAGCGGCGGGGGCGCGGCGAGCACTACGTCGGCTCGGCCTGGTCGGATCGACTCGGGAGCGGGAGCGGCCCGGGGGTGCGTCTCGGGGTGGGTCCGTGTGAGGGCCCGCGCCAGGGCGGTGGGCCGTCCGCACGACGGGACGGCCAGGGAAGAAGATGAGCGAGACGACCGATCGGGATGGCTCCGATCCCGTTCGGTCGGGTTCGGCGAGCGATGTTCGGGGTCGAACGTCGGCCCCCTCGGGCCGATCCCCGCGATCGAGCGAATCCATCGCGGGAGGGAGATTCGGAGGCGGGAGGGGGGCCGGGGTGGCGCGAACGCGTGGAGACCTGCGAACACTCGATTCAGATATACTCGATCTCCCGGCTCCGATCAACGGGATTCCCCCGGGCCTGGGCGTTTCGCCGATGCGGCGGGCCGGGACCCCGGGGACTGCGACGTTCAGGTCATCGGGGAGACGTCCAGCCAGTTCGGGCCGGCCGCCAGGTCGACCCGGAGCGGCACGTCGAGCGTCAGCGCGGTGGTCATCGCCTCCCGGACCATCGAGGCCAGCTCGGGCAGCTCGTCCGGCGGGGCTTCGAAGACGAGTTCGTCGTGGATCTGCAGCAGCATCCGGGCCCGGGAGCCTCCGCCCCGGAGGCGGCGGTCGACCTGGAGCATCGCCCGCTTGATCAGGTCGGCGGCCGAGCCCTGGATCGCCGTGTTCACCGCCGTCCGCTCGGCCAGGTTCCGCACCCGGCCGGTGGTGTTCTTGATGCCGTCGATCGCCCGGCGACGGCCGAGGATCGTCCCCACCCGGCCGGCGGCCTTGGCCCGCTCCAGCGTCTCGGTGATGAACCGGTCCACCCCCTCGTATTGCCGGAAGTAGGCGTCGATGAATTCCGAGGCGTCGGCCTGGGAGATCCCCAGCCTCCCGGACAGGCCGAAGGCGCTGAGGCCGTAGATGACGCCGAAGTTCACCGTCTTGGCCATCCGGCGCTGGTCCCTCGTCACCTCGGCCTCGGGGACGCCGAAGATCCGGGAGGCGACCACGGCGTGGATGTCCCGGTCCTCGGCGAAGGCCCGGACCAGCTCCGGATCCTTCGAATAATGGGCGAGGATCCGCAGCTCGATCTGCGAGTAGTCGGCCGTCAGCAGGGACCAGCCCGGCTCCCCGGCGACGAACGCCTGGCGGATCTGGCGGCCGTCCTCGGTGCGGACCGGGATGTTCTGGAGGTTGGGGTCCGACGAGCTGAGCCGGCCGGTGGCGGCGACCACCTGGTTGAACGAGGCGTGGATCCGGCCGTCGGGGTGGACCAGCCCCGGCAGGGCGTCGAGGTAGGTCCCCTTGAGCTTGTCGAGCTGGCGGTGCTGGACGATCAGCCGGGGCAGCGGGTGCGCGTTGGAGAGGGCCTCGAGCACCTCGGCGTCGGTGCTCGGCTCGCCGCCGGGGGTCTTCTTGGTCGGCTTGAGCTTCAACTCGTCGAAGAGGACCTGGCGGAGCTGGGGCGCCGAGCCGATGTTGAACTCCCGGCCCGCGTGCTCGTAGATCTCCCCCTTGATCGCCTCCAGTCGCCCGGCGAACTCGGCCGAGAGCTGGCGGAGCCGGGGCACGTCCACGGCGACCCCGGTCGCCTCCATCCGGGCGAGCACGGGGATCAGGGGCCGTTCCAGCTCCGCGTAGAGATCCCAGAGCCCCTCCTCCCGGACCCTCGGGCCCAGGATGGCGTCGAGCCGCCAGGCGGCGTCGGCGTCCTCTCCCGCGTAGGCGGTCACCCGATCGACGGCGACGGTGTCGATGGTCGTCTGGTTCTTCCCCTTCCCGATCAGGCTGGAGATCGGGATCATCGTGTGGTCGAGCAGGCGACGGGACAGCTCGTCGAGGTTGTGGTTCCGCTCGCCGCTCTCCAGCAGGTAGCTCAGGACCATCGTGTCGGTGATCGAGGGCGACAGCTCCACGCCCAGCCGGCCGAGCACGAGCATGTCGTACTTGAGGTTCTGGCCGACGATCTCCCGGCCCGGGTCGGCCAGGATGGGCCTGAGCGCCTCGATCGTCGCCCGCTCGTCCAGGGTCGTGCTCCCCTCGGGGCCCCGGACGGGGAGGTAGTACGCCTCGCCGGCCTCCCAGGAGAAGGACATCCCGACGAGCTCGGCCCGGAGCGGGTCCAGCGCCGTCGTCTCGGTGTCGAAGCTGAACCGGGCCCGTGCCCGGAGGCGGTCGAGGAAGGCGTCGAACTTCTCGGGGGTGTCGACGGCCTGGTACCGGTCCACCGGCCAGACGTCCTCCGGCGGCTTGGCGTCGTCGGCCCCCAGCTCGTCGAGGAAGCGGTGGAACCCGCACTCCACGCACAGGGACTTCAGCGCCGCGTGGTCGATGCCGCCCCGGCGGAGGTCGTCCCAGTCGAAGGCGATGGGCAGGTCGGTCCGCAGGGCGATCAGTTCCCGGGCGCGTCGGGCGGTGTCGGCGTGGGTGTAGAGGTTCTCCTTGCGCTTGGCGCCGGAGACCTTGGCGACGTTGTCGAGCAGGGCGTTGAGCGAGCCGAACTGGTTGAGCAGCTGGGCCGCCGTCTTCGTCCCGATGCCGGGGACGCCGGGGACGTTGTCGACGGCGTCCCCGGTCAGGGAGAGCAGGTCGACGACCTGTTCGGGGGTGATGTCCCAGTCGGACTTCAGGCCGGCGGCGTCGAGCACGGCCTGCTTGCGGAGGTTGTAGATGAAGACGTGGTCGCCCAGCAGCTGGCGGGCGTCCTTGTCGGAGGTGCAGATGTAGACGTCCATGCCCCGTTCGACCCCGAGCCGGGAGACGGTGGCGATCACGTCGTCGGCCTCGGCCCCCTTGAATTCCAGGACCGGGATGCGGAAGCCCTCGAAGACGCGCCTGATCACGGGGATCTGGGGCTGGAGGTCGTCGGGCATGGCGGCCCGGTTGGCCTTGTAGTCCTCGAAGAGGTCGGAGCGGAAGACCCGGCCCGCGCCGTCGAAGGCGGCGGCGACGGAGTGGGGCTGGCGGTCCCTCAGCAGGTTGAGCACGTCCCGGAAGATGCCGAACGCGGCGTTGGTCGGCTGCCCCGCCGGCCCGGTCATCTGGGGGATGGCGTGGAAGACCTGATAGATGATCGAATACGCATCGAGCAGGTAGAGCGACGGGCGGTCGTTCATCGCGTCGGGGCGGGGTGGGGTGAGGAGGGAAGCGACGGGATCGCCGAGGGGGATTGGTCGGCCGGTCGACTATCGCCCGGCGTCGGGGCCGTGTCAAGCGGGAGGGCGACTCGGGGCGAGGCGAGGCGAGCGAGGCGGGGGGATGGGGGGCGGGCGCCGGCCCCTATCCCGCGCCGTATTCCCTCGTCATCCCCCGGGACTCCGAGGAGGTCCTCCCGGGGCATGTCCTCGCGTCCCTCGCGCTGCCCTCGTACAATCCTGCTCGACCCGCCTCGAACCGCCCCGAAGGAGGAGTCCCCGTCATGCGCCCGACGAGCCCGATCCCGGCGTCGATGCTCCTGCTCGCCCTGACCTCGATGGGCGCCGACGCGGCCCAGGAGGGGCCGCCGATCACCCGGGAGGCGACCTGCCGTCGGGTCGAGACGGCCCCGGTGATCGACGGGGAGTTGGACGACCCCGCCTGGGAGGCCGCCGCCGACGACGCCGTCACCGACTTCGCCGCCTTCTGGGCCGGGGAGCCGCGCGAGGGGACCCGGGCGGTGCTCGTCTGGGACGACGACGCCCTCTATTTCTCCGCCACCATGACCGACGCCGAGCTGCGCGCCT carries:
- the ribH gene encoding 6,7-dimethyl-8-ribityllumazine synthase, producing the protein MPTLEGDFSPPTGRFAVVCSRFNSMVTEALLSGCRDAFTRLGVPEDRVDVAWVPGSFEVPVVARAMAETGRYASVITLGCVIRGETGHYDHVAGQAASGVMSAGLSTGVPVIFGILTTDTVEQALNRSGLKAGNKGAEAAMAAIEMVNLLARIRPGPVAGDDPSR
- a CDS encoding DOMON domain-containing protein, producing the protein MSSPAPSPPLIPPSFYFRPSMRCPRVDGIPRGGKGRLLGLPESCALPCFGLIDGRAPWAEVRAAWNPEGLAVSVEVTGKPGTLLHAPDRPEDSDGVQLWVDTRDTRDIHRASRHCHRFIASVVPGKGKALDAAVRQAKIARATADAPTADPGPIRSTAERTRTGYRLELFLPASVLHGFDPETNRRLGFCYRVTDPDRGDQHLTVGREFPVGEDPSLWATLELSDDG
- the polA gene encoding DNA polymerase I produces the protein MNDRPSLYLLDAYSIIYQVFHAIPQMTGPAGQPTNAAFGIFRDVLNLLRDRQPHSVAAAFDGAGRVFRSDLFEDYKANRAAMPDDLQPQIPVIRRVFEGFRIPVLEFKGAEADDVIATVSRLGVERGMDVYICTSDKDARQLLGDHVFIYNLRKQAVLDAAGLKSDWDITPEQVVDLLSLTGDAVDNVPGVPGIGTKTAAQLLNQFGSLNALLDNVAKVSGAKRKENLYTHADTARRARELIALRTDLPIAFDWDDLRRGGIDHAALKSLCVECGFHRFLDELGADDAKPPEDVWPVDRYQAVDTPEKFDAFLDRLRARARFSFDTETTALDPLRAELVGMSFSWEAGEAYYLPVRGPEGSTTLDERATIEALRPILADPGREIVGQNLKYDMLVLGRLGVELSPSITDTMVLSYLLESGERNHNLDELSRRLLDHTMIPISSLIGKGKNQTTIDTVAVDRVTAYAGEDADAAWRLDAILGPRVREEGLWDLYAELERPLIPVLARMEATGVAVDVPRLRQLSAEFAGRLEAIKGEIYEHAGREFNIGSAPQLRQVLFDELKLKPTKKTPGGEPSTDAEVLEALSNAHPLPRLIVQHRQLDKLKGTYLDALPGLVHPDGRIHASFNQVVAATGRLSSSDPNLQNIPVRTEDGRQIRQAFVAGEPGWSLLTADYSQIELRILAHYSKDPELVRAFAEDRDIHAVVASRIFGVPEAEVTRDQRRMAKTVNFGVIYGLSAFGLSGRLGISQADASEFIDAYFRQYEGVDRFITETLERAKAAGRVGTILGRRRAIDGIKNTTGRVRNLAERTAVNTAIQGSAADLIKRAMLQVDRRLRGGGSRARMLLQIHDELVFEAPPDELPELASMVREAMTTALTLDVPLRVDLAAGPNWLDVSPMT
- a CDS encoding 30S ribosomal protein S1, encoding MSDETRNLHEPPTGSSRPRPGQGHSPEPDRHPLDEEINRALDSATGREVSPEVDLKRHWDDELEAELEQALEGFDPDSVPGSSQRRGRPEQAPAGVGGPGARGGGPPQKGTKTGTVVRVRENELIVDLGTKSEGFLPISQFGAKSPIPNVGDTIEVMVDRYDPTAGLTRLNLKGSAVEADWESVQRGMVVEARVTKAIKGGLEVEVDGMRGFLPVGQIELGYVADPEAYVNQRFQAVVTEANAREKNLVVSRKALLEQQRAELREKTWAELEEGQIRTGTVRSIKEFGAFVDLGGVDGLVHVSDLAWSRGVKVEDVVKVGDEVEVKVLKLEREKDRVGLGLKQLAPSPWDTVEHRYGRGQVIKGKVVKLMEFGAFVEVEPGVEGLIHISELGAGRVRRVKDVVQEGQEVDARILDIDAEAKRMSLSIKPTAKDEPVVADEDEPEGDEPPKPKKERKVPLKGGLGDGDAKLFGG
- the coaE gene encoding dephospho-CoA kinase (Dephospho-CoA kinase (CoaE) performs the final step in coenzyme A biosynthesis.) codes for the protein MARYARRPSGQRRPPGPWKNGPVPVVGLIGGIGSGKSLAASALAAKGATVLDADAIGHALLDQRPARDEVVARFGDDVLAPEPPEGGPRRVDREALGRIVFDEPTSLKALERILHPRMRKTFEKAINRVARRQEAPMVVLDAAILLEAGWDDLCDAVVFVEAPPAARLARLAASRGWSAEQLSKREQAQLPPARKRERADHVLPNDSTPDALEKRIESLWGRLTRRPAWQPSSDDREGPPPRGAPAAGDADRPGPRQRSPRPEAPRARPRGRRSR
- the rho gene encoding transcription termination factor Rho: MEDSHDLDELVPRTNSRDRGQDGDGAQDQDDADLAAFAHAGERDDADDDFPDEEPDAFPGDVEVNERYEDIKRGEIHLTELQKMTMPQLISTAKREGVAEYTGLKKQDLIFKILKERVKQNGLMYGEGTLEVLPDGFGFLRSPDYNYLPCPDDIYVSPSQIRRFGLKTGAIVAGQIRPPKENERYFALLRVEAINYEDPDILSEKVSFDDLTPLHPLSRIKLETTADEVNMRVVDLVSPIGFGQRGLIVAPPRTGKTILLQKVANSVLVNHPEAYLMVLLIDERPEEVTEMERSVHGVTAEVISSTFDEPASRHIQVAEMVIEKAKRMVEYGKDVVILLDSITRLARAYNTEAPHSGKILTGGIDAGALQKPKRFFGAARKIEEGGSLTILATALVDTGSRMDEVIFEEFKGTGNMELHLDRRLVDRRIWPAIDVNRSGTRREENLMPGDELHRVWLLRRVLNDMNPVEAMELLVGRMKKSKTNVDFLNTMNLT